The following coding sequences lie in one Arachis hypogaea cultivar Tifrunner chromosome 9, arahy.Tifrunner.gnm2.J5K5, whole genome shotgun sequence genomic window:
- the LOC112709605 gene encoding F-box/kelch-repeat protein At3g23880-like, whose product MTTTLHPAIAESNPLETTTTINTLSEDLIAEILFRLPARNLLELNTVCKSWKTLISNSRFALNHFRRSIADPTMTNPRLVYSTRHFVDCNIGFFPVQPLLENTSSPSSNPTTVVSFEMKDCLEILGSCNGLLCLLEIICNFVPCTGVESDWIEIEQRGVEVVNHGFGYDHVHDRYKLLLFVQKRRQEPKTPMVLTFGANNSWSTMPDFPFYPQRCKGEFVSGTLNWIHKVPVTLNSWMIVFFDLARESFGEVFLPFMNGEPVLQVARECLCVCVDHQKSHFDVWIMKEYGVEESWTKLIVISHVELKHYEPPYPLYLVYIYENGVVLAIPPTSYKLVLYDPNDHNRLHYPLFDSSSDGMTKFPMSERAAPRGFHVFHESLVSPSHLGFPSEVAYWN is encoded by the coding sequence ATGACGACGACATTGCACCCAGCTATTGCTGAGAGCAATCCACTCGAAACCACCACCACAATCAACACACTGTCTGAAGATCTAATAGCCGAAATCCTATTCAGGCTTCCGGCGAGGAACCTTCTGGAACTCAACACCGTCTGCAAGTCATGGAAAACCTTAATCTCCAATTCCAGATTTGCCCTAAACCATTTCCGACGCTCAATTGCGGATCCAACCATGACGAATCCTCGATTGGTCTATTCCACTCGCCATTTCGTTGATTGTAATATCGGATTCTTCCCCGTACAGCCATTATTGGAGAACACATCATCTCCATCATCAAACCCTACCACTGTCGTTAGCTTCGAGATGAAAGATTGCCTCGAAATTCTTGGCTCCTGCAACGGCTTACTCTGCTTGCTCGAAATTATATGTAATTTTGTTCCTTGCACCGGAGTCGAGTCCGATTGGATTGAAATTGAGCAAAGAGGAGTAGAAGTTGTGAATCACGGTTTCGGCTACGATCATGTGCATGACAGGTACAAGCTCTTGTTGTTTGTTCAGAAACGTCGCCAAGAACCTAAAACCCCAATGGTTTTGACGTTTGGCGCAAATAATTCTTGGTCAACAATGCCGGATTTCCCGTTTTACCCTCAACGATGCAAAGGGGAATTCGTGAGTGGCACTCTCAACTGGATTCATAAGGTGCCTGTCACTCTCAATTCTTGGATGATAGTTTTCTTTGACTTGGCCAGGGAGAGTTTCGGTGAAGTATTTCTGCCTTTTATGAATGGCGAGCCTGTGTTGCAAGTGGCGAGGGAATGCCTTTGCGTTTGTGTTGACCATCAGAAAAGTCATTTTGATGTGTGGATAATGAAGGAGTATGGAGTTGAAGAGTCTTGGACTAAATTGATTGTGATCTCACATGTGGAACTCAAGCATTATGAACCCCCTTATCCTTTGTACCTGGTGTACATCTATGAGAATGGTGTTGTTTTGGCCATTCCTCCTACAAGTTACAAGTTAGTTTTGTATGACCCAAATGATCATAACCGGTTACATTATCCTTTGTTTGACAGCTCAAGTGATGGCATGACAAAATTTCCCATGAGTGAGAGAGCAGCTCCTAGGGGCTTTCATGTTTTCCATGAAAGCTTGGTTTCACCCTCACATCTCGGCTTTCCAAGTGAAGTAGCTTATTGGAATTGA
- the LOC112709607 gene encoding uncharacterized protein, which produces MERILALVAAAKEVVDVHAFLQSLSNIINVVCSSCKRNDELRSPYATEISHLVATNQIETGRGANQIGTLKTSEDTRWSSHFNSICSLLRMFGAITSVLEDLATNGSTYSQRGDATYALKSLLSFDFVFILHIMKEIMGITDKLCQALQQKSQDILNDMHLVSSTKSLIQQLKDSSWGALLEKVSSFCNDHAIQIPDMGASFSDIIRSRRKKDVVTVEHHYRVDIFTSVIDFQLKELNSRFSEQATELLILSTSLDPKDAFKLFSINLFDAASAAHSSSSQYQGQVINYQFRVMGVYFS; this is translated from the exons atggaaaggATT CTAGCTCTTGTTGCCGCGGCTAAAGAAGTTGTTGATGTTCATGCTTTTCTCCAAAGTTTGAGTAATATTATCAATGTTGTGTGCTCTTCTTGCAAACGCAATGATGAATTACGATCTCCTTATGCAACTGAAATTTCCCATTTAGTTGCAACTAATCAAATTGAAACAGGAAGGGGAGCAAATCAAATTGGCACATTAAAAACATCAGAAGATACTAGGTGGAGCTCTCACTTCAACTCAATTTGTAGCCTTTTACGTATGTTTGGAGCAATAACTTCAGTTCTGGAAGATTTGGCTACTAATGGATCTACATATTCTCAACGTGGTGATGCTACTTATGCTCTTAAatctttattatcatttgattttgttttcattttgcatATAATGAAAGAAATCATGGGAATCACTGATAAACTTTGTCAAGCATTGCAACAAAAATCTCAAGACATTTTGAATGATATGCATCTGGTTTCTAGTACAAAGTCATTGATTCAACAGTTAAAAGATAGTAGTTGGGGAGCACTTTTGGAGAAAGTTAGTTCTTTCTGCAATGATCATGCTATTCAGATACCTGATATGGGTGCTTCTTTTAGTGACATAATTCGGTCTCGTCGTAAAAAGGATGTTGTCACTGTTGAACACCACTATCGTGTTGACATTTTTACTAGCGTGATAGATTTTCAATTGAAAGAGCTAAATAGTAGATTTAGTGAGCAAGCAACCGAGCTCCTCATATTGAGTACATCTTTAGATCCTAAAGATGCTTTCAAGTTATTCAGT ataaacctgtttgatgctgcatcagcggcgCATTCAAGTAGCAGCCAATACCAGGGACAAGTTataaattatcagttcagg GTTATGGGCGTATATTTCAGTTga
- the LOC112712495 gene encoding uncharacterized protein isoform X1 produces the protein MATQLNGGDNSDLIATLQARVKELEAENARLLSQLANCQIQEQVEKKFHGTDAKEKKSRKGNRKSGEKIENVPGYNSRFMNHHSKRYVALKVMYFGKRYYGFASEAQMEPTVESEIFKALEKTRLLVGDRKESQYSRCGRTDKGVSSVGQVIALFLRSNLKISGSNDVGSGEIALESQYEREIDYVRVLNRVLPNDIRIMGWCPVPVNFHARFSCLSRQYKYFFWKENLNILAMESAGKKLIGEHDFRNFCKMDAANVHNYRRNITSLEMSPTDVRYGDNELWVIKIRGSAFLWHQVRCMVAVLFMIGKGLESPNVIDMLLDTTSIPRKPQYTMASEVPLVLQSCEFEDIKFICSSDSGEALHVHLVNECQSYQLEAAIFHEALINCVPLSEDQPTRERKKKPSHVPIMLRPTEPSYEERRSKFDSKHEDHIHTAHLNIVGLPT, from the exons ATGGCGACGCAACTGAATGGTGGTGACAACAGTGACCTCATAGCCACCTTGCAGGCCAGGGTCAAG GAATTAGAGGCTGAGAATGCAAGGCTGTTATCTCAACTTGCTAATTGTCAAATTCAAGAG CAGGTGGAGAAGAAATTTCATGGCACTGAtgctaaagaaaaaaaatcgagAAAAGGCAACAGGAAATCAGGAGAAAAGATAGAAAATGTGCCAG GCTATAACTCGAGGTTTATGAATCATCACAGCAAGAGATATGTAGCTTTAAAAGTTATGTACTTTGGAAAAAG GTACTATGGTTTTGCTTCAGAGGCACAAATGGAACCAACTGTTGAG TCTGAAATTTTCAAAGCTCTAGAGAAAACTAGGCTTTTGGTTGGTGACAGGAAGGAGTCACAGTATTCAAGATGTGGTAGAACAGACAAAGGTGTTTCCTCTGTTGGACAA GTGATAGCTCTTTTCCTGAGATCAAACCTCAAGATATCTGGATCAAATGATGTAGGTTCTGGAGAAATTGCTTTAGAAAGTCAATATG AAAGGGAAATTGATTATGTGAGGGTGCTCAATCGAGTCCTTCCAAATGATATTCGCATTATGGGCTGGTGTCCTGTTCCAGTCAATTTCCATGCAAG GTTCAGCTGTTTAAGTAGGCAGTATAAATACTTCTTTTGGAAAGAAAATTTGAATATCCTG GCAATGGAGAGCGCCGGGAAGAAATTGATAGGAGAACATGACTTTAGAAACTTCTGCAAAATGGATGCTGCAAATGTGCACAACTACAGGAGGAATATCACATCACTTGAGATGTCTCCCACAGATGTGAG GTATGGTGATAATGAACTTTGGGTGATTAAAATCAGAGGCAGTGCTTTCCTATGGCACCAGGTTCGCTGCATGGTTGCTGTTCTATTCATGATTGGCAAAGGCCTGGAATCTCCAAAT GTAATTGATATGCTACTGGACACTACTAGTATCCCAAGGAAACCTCAGTACACCATGGCTTCGGAGGTTCCATTGGTTCTTCAGTCATGTGAATTTGAAGATATTAAGTTTATATGCTCATCAG ATTCTGGAGAAGCACTGCATGTACACTTGGTGAACGAATGCCAAAGTTACCAGCTTGAAGCTGCTATCTTTCATGAGGCACTTATTAATTGTGTGCCTTTATCAGAAG ATCAACCTACtcgagaaagaaaaaagaaaccttCACATGTCCCTATTATGTTGCGACCAACTGAGC CATCATATGAAGAGCGCCGCTCCAAATTCGACTCAAAACATGAAGATCATATTCATACTGCTCATCTCAACATTGTAGGCCTTCCTACATAG
- the LOC112712495 gene encoding uncharacterized protein isoform X4, translating to MATQLNGGDNSDLIATLQARVKVEKKFHGTDAKEKKSRKGNRKSGEKIENVPGYNSRFMNHHSKRYVALKVMYFGKRYYGFASEAQMEPTVESEIFKALEKTRLLVGDRKESQYSRCGRTDKGVSSVGQVIALFLRSNLKISGSNDVGSGEIALESQYEREIDYVRVLNRVLPNDIRIMGWCPVPVNFHARFSCLSRQYKYFFWKENLNILAMESAGKKLIGEHDFRNFCKMDAANVHNYRRNITSLEMSPTDVRYGDNELWVIKIRGSAFLWHQVRCMVAVLFMIGKGLESPNVIDMLLDTTSIPRKPQYTMASEVPLVLQSCEFEDIKFICSSDSGEALHVHLVNECQSYQLEAAIFHEALINCVPLSEDQPTRERKKKPSHVPIMLRPTEPSYEERRSKFDSKHEDHIHTAHLNIVGLPT from the exons ATGGCGACGCAACTGAATGGTGGTGACAACAGTGACCTCATAGCCACCTTGCAGGCCAGGGTCAAG GTGGAGAAGAAATTTCATGGCACTGAtgctaaagaaaaaaaatcgagAAAAGGCAACAGGAAATCAGGAGAAAAGATAGAAAATGTGCCAG GCTATAACTCGAGGTTTATGAATCATCACAGCAAGAGATATGTAGCTTTAAAAGTTATGTACTTTGGAAAAAG GTACTATGGTTTTGCTTCAGAGGCACAAATGGAACCAACTGTTGAG TCTGAAATTTTCAAAGCTCTAGAGAAAACTAGGCTTTTGGTTGGTGACAGGAAGGAGTCACAGTATTCAAGATGTGGTAGAACAGACAAAGGTGTTTCCTCTGTTGGACAA GTGATAGCTCTTTTCCTGAGATCAAACCTCAAGATATCTGGATCAAATGATGTAGGTTCTGGAGAAATTGCTTTAGAAAGTCAATATG AAAGGGAAATTGATTATGTGAGGGTGCTCAATCGAGTCCTTCCAAATGATATTCGCATTATGGGCTGGTGTCCTGTTCCAGTCAATTTCCATGCAAG GTTCAGCTGTTTAAGTAGGCAGTATAAATACTTCTTTTGGAAAGAAAATTTGAATATCCTG GCAATGGAGAGCGCCGGGAAGAAATTGATAGGAGAACATGACTTTAGAAACTTCTGCAAAATGGATGCTGCAAATGTGCACAACTACAGGAGGAATATCACATCACTTGAGATGTCTCCCACAGATGTGAG GTATGGTGATAATGAACTTTGGGTGATTAAAATCAGAGGCAGTGCTTTCCTATGGCACCAGGTTCGCTGCATGGTTGCTGTTCTATTCATGATTGGCAAAGGCCTGGAATCTCCAAAT GTAATTGATATGCTACTGGACACTACTAGTATCCCAAGGAAACCTCAGTACACCATGGCTTCGGAGGTTCCATTGGTTCTTCAGTCATGTGAATTTGAAGATATTAAGTTTATATGCTCATCAG ATTCTGGAGAAGCACTGCATGTACACTTGGTGAACGAATGCCAAAGTTACCAGCTTGAAGCTGCTATCTTTCATGAGGCACTTATTAATTGTGTGCCTTTATCAGAAG ATCAACCTACtcgagaaagaaaaaagaaaccttCACATGTCCCTATTATGTTGCGACCAACTGAGC CATCATATGAAGAGCGCCGCTCCAAATTCGACTCAAAACATGAAGATCATATTCATACTGCTCATCTCAACATTGTAGGCCTTCCTACATAG
- the LOC112712495 gene encoding uncharacterized protein isoform X2, whose product MATQLNGGDNSDLIATLQARVKELEAENARLLSQLANCQIQEVEKKFHGTDAKEKKSRKGNRKSGEKIENVPGYNSRFMNHHSKRYVALKVMYFGKRYYGFASEAQMEPTVESEIFKALEKTRLLVGDRKESQYSRCGRTDKGVSSVGQVIALFLRSNLKISGSNDVGSGEIALESQYEREIDYVRVLNRVLPNDIRIMGWCPVPVNFHARFSCLSRQYKYFFWKENLNILAMESAGKKLIGEHDFRNFCKMDAANVHNYRRNITSLEMSPTDVRYGDNELWVIKIRGSAFLWHQVRCMVAVLFMIGKGLESPNVIDMLLDTTSIPRKPQYTMASEVPLVLQSCEFEDIKFICSSDSGEALHVHLVNECQSYQLEAAIFHEALINCVPLSEDQPTRERKKKPSHVPIMLRPTEPSYEERRSKFDSKHEDHIHTAHLNIVGLPT is encoded by the exons ATGGCGACGCAACTGAATGGTGGTGACAACAGTGACCTCATAGCCACCTTGCAGGCCAGGGTCAAG GAATTAGAGGCTGAGAATGCAAGGCTGTTATCTCAACTTGCTAATTGTCAAATTCAAGAG GTGGAGAAGAAATTTCATGGCACTGAtgctaaagaaaaaaaatcgagAAAAGGCAACAGGAAATCAGGAGAAAAGATAGAAAATGTGCCAG GCTATAACTCGAGGTTTATGAATCATCACAGCAAGAGATATGTAGCTTTAAAAGTTATGTACTTTGGAAAAAG GTACTATGGTTTTGCTTCAGAGGCACAAATGGAACCAACTGTTGAG TCTGAAATTTTCAAAGCTCTAGAGAAAACTAGGCTTTTGGTTGGTGACAGGAAGGAGTCACAGTATTCAAGATGTGGTAGAACAGACAAAGGTGTTTCCTCTGTTGGACAA GTGATAGCTCTTTTCCTGAGATCAAACCTCAAGATATCTGGATCAAATGATGTAGGTTCTGGAGAAATTGCTTTAGAAAGTCAATATG AAAGGGAAATTGATTATGTGAGGGTGCTCAATCGAGTCCTTCCAAATGATATTCGCATTATGGGCTGGTGTCCTGTTCCAGTCAATTTCCATGCAAG GTTCAGCTGTTTAAGTAGGCAGTATAAATACTTCTTTTGGAAAGAAAATTTGAATATCCTG GCAATGGAGAGCGCCGGGAAGAAATTGATAGGAGAACATGACTTTAGAAACTTCTGCAAAATGGATGCTGCAAATGTGCACAACTACAGGAGGAATATCACATCACTTGAGATGTCTCCCACAGATGTGAG GTATGGTGATAATGAACTTTGGGTGATTAAAATCAGAGGCAGTGCTTTCCTATGGCACCAGGTTCGCTGCATGGTTGCTGTTCTATTCATGATTGGCAAAGGCCTGGAATCTCCAAAT GTAATTGATATGCTACTGGACACTACTAGTATCCCAAGGAAACCTCAGTACACCATGGCTTCGGAGGTTCCATTGGTTCTTCAGTCATGTGAATTTGAAGATATTAAGTTTATATGCTCATCAG ATTCTGGAGAAGCACTGCATGTACACTTGGTGAACGAATGCCAAAGTTACCAGCTTGAAGCTGCTATCTTTCATGAGGCACTTATTAATTGTGTGCCTTTATCAGAAG ATCAACCTACtcgagaaagaaaaaagaaaccttCACATGTCCCTATTATGTTGCGACCAACTGAGC CATCATATGAAGAGCGCCGCTCCAAATTCGACTCAAAACATGAAGATCATATTCATACTGCTCATCTCAACATTGTAGGCCTTCCTACATAG
- the LOC112712495 gene encoding uncharacterized protein isoform X3 encodes MATQLNGGDNSDLIATLQARVKQVEKKFHGTDAKEKKSRKGNRKSGEKIENVPGYNSRFMNHHSKRYVALKVMYFGKRYYGFASEAQMEPTVESEIFKALEKTRLLVGDRKESQYSRCGRTDKGVSSVGQVIALFLRSNLKISGSNDVGSGEIALESQYEREIDYVRVLNRVLPNDIRIMGWCPVPVNFHARFSCLSRQYKYFFWKENLNILAMESAGKKLIGEHDFRNFCKMDAANVHNYRRNITSLEMSPTDVRYGDNELWVIKIRGSAFLWHQVRCMVAVLFMIGKGLESPNVIDMLLDTTSIPRKPQYTMASEVPLVLQSCEFEDIKFICSSDSGEALHVHLVNECQSYQLEAAIFHEALINCVPLSEDQPTRERKKKPSHVPIMLRPTEPSYEERRSKFDSKHEDHIHTAHLNIVGLPT; translated from the exons ATGGCGACGCAACTGAATGGTGGTGACAACAGTGACCTCATAGCCACCTTGCAGGCCAGGGTCAAG CAGGTGGAGAAGAAATTTCATGGCACTGAtgctaaagaaaaaaaatcgagAAAAGGCAACAGGAAATCAGGAGAAAAGATAGAAAATGTGCCAG GCTATAACTCGAGGTTTATGAATCATCACAGCAAGAGATATGTAGCTTTAAAAGTTATGTACTTTGGAAAAAG GTACTATGGTTTTGCTTCAGAGGCACAAATGGAACCAACTGTTGAG TCTGAAATTTTCAAAGCTCTAGAGAAAACTAGGCTTTTGGTTGGTGACAGGAAGGAGTCACAGTATTCAAGATGTGGTAGAACAGACAAAGGTGTTTCCTCTGTTGGACAA GTGATAGCTCTTTTCCTGAGATCAAACCTCAAGATATCTGGATCAAATGATGTAGGTTCTGGAGAAATTGCTTTAGAAAGTCAATATG AAAGGGAAATTGATTATGTGAGGGTGCTCAATCGAGTCCTTCCAAATGATATTCGCATTATGGGCTGGTGTCCTGTTCCAGTCAATTTCCATGCAAG GTTCAGCTGTTTAAGTAGGCAGTATAAATACTTCTTTTGGAAAGAAAATTTGAATATCCTG GCAATGGAGAGCGCCGGGAAGAAATTGATAGGAGAACATGACTTTAGAAACTTCTGCAAAATGGATGCTGCAAATGTGCACAACTACAGGAGGAATATCACATCACTTGAGATGTCTCCCACAGATGTGAG GTATGGTGATAATGAACTTTGGGTGATTAAAATCAGAGGCAGTGCTTTCCTATGGCACCAGGTTCGCTGCATGGTTGCTGTTCTATTCATGATTGGCAAAGGCCTGGAATCTCCAAAT GTAATTGATATGCTACTGGACACTACTAGTATCCCAAGGAAACCTCAGTACACCATGGCTTCGGAGGTTCCATTGGTTCTTCAGTCATGTGAATTTGAAGATATTAAGTTTATATGCTCATCAG ATTCTGGAGAAGCACTGCATGTACACTTGGTGAACGAATGCCAAAGTTACCAGCTTGAAGCTGCTATCTTTCATGAGGCACTTATTAATTGTGTGCCTTTATCAGAAG ATCAACCTACtcgagaaagaaaaaagaaaccttCACATGTCCCTATTATGTTGCGACCAACTGAGC CATCATATGAAGAGCGCCGCTCCAAATTCGACTCAAAACATGAAGATCATATTCATACTGCTCATCTCAACATTGTAGGCCTTCCTACATAG
- the LOC112712495 gene encoding uncharacterized protein isoform X6 codes for MNHHSKRYVALKVMYFGKRYYGFASEAQMEPTVESEIFKALEKTRLLVGDRKESQYSRCGRTDKGVSSVGQVIALFLRSNLKISGSNDVGSGEIALESQYEREIDYVRVLNRVLPNDIRIMGWCPVPVNFHARFSCLSRQYKYFFWKENLNILAMESAGKKLIGEHDFRNFCKMDAANVHNYRRNITSLEMSPTDVRYGDNELWVIKIRGSAFLWHQVRCMVAVLFMIGKGLESPNVIDMLLDTTSIPRKPQYTMASEVPLVLQSCEFEDIKFICSSDSGEALHVHLVNECQSYQLEAAIFHEALINCVPLSEDQPTRERKKKPSHVPIMLRPTEPSYEERRSKFDSKHEDHIHTAHLNIVGLPT; via the exons ATGAATCATCACAGCAAGAGATATGTAGCTTTAAAAGTTATGTACTTTGGAAAAAG GTACTATGGTTTTGCTTCAGAGGCACAAATGGAACCAACTGTTGAG TCTGAAATTTTCAAAGCTCTAGAGAAAACTAGGCTTTTGGTTGGTGACAGGAAGGAGTCACAGTATTCAAGATGTGGTAGAACAGACAAAGGTGTTTCCTCTGTTGGACAA GTGATAGCTCTTTTCCTGAGATCAAACCTCAAGATATCTGGATCAAATGATGTAGGTTCTGGAGAAATTGCTTTAGAAAGTCAATATG AAAGGGAAATTGATTATGTGAGGGTGCTCAATCGAGTCCTTCCAAATGATATTCGCATTATGGGCTGGTGTCCTGTTCCAGTCAATTTCCATGCAAG GTTCAGCTGTTTAAGTAGGCAGTATAAATACTTCTTTTGGAAAGAAAATTTGAATATCCTG GCAATGGAGAGCGCCGGGAAGAAATTGATAGGAGAACATGACTTTAGAAACTTCTGCAAAATGGATGCTGCAAATGTGCACAACTACAGGAGGAATATCACATCACTTGAGATGTCTCCCACAGATGTGAG GTATGGTGATAATGAACTTTGGGTGATTAAAATCAGAGGCAGTGCTTTCCTATGGCACCAGGTTCGCTGCATGGTTGCTGTTCTATTCATGATTGGCAAAGGCCTGGAATCTCCAAAT GTAATTGATATGCTACTGGACACTACTAGTATCCCAAGGAAACCTCAGTACACCATGGCTTCGGAGGTTCCATTGGTTCTTCAGTCATGTGAATTTGAAGATATTAAGTTTATATGCTCATCAG ATTCTGGAGAAGCACTGCATGTACACTTGGTGAACGAATGCCAAAGTTACCAGCTTGAAGCTGCTATCTTTCATGAGGCACTTATTAATTGTGTGCCTTTATCAGAAG ATCAACCTACtcgagaaagaaaaaagaaaccttCACATGTCCCTATTATGTTGCGACCAACTGAGC CATCATATGAAGAGCGCCGCTCCAAATTCGACTCAAAACATGAAGATCATATTCATACTGCTCATCTCAACATTGTAGGCCTTCCTACATAG
- the LOC112712495 gene encoding uncharacterized protein isoform X5: MHSKYLKLLTFRRMFSLIFTSLLGFSLRRLNLHSIYSVLLRLMCRPYTSRASLRKSNFLFRSSIDSLIRMISSAKSMHYDTGSWICYVIALFLRSNLKISGSNDVGSGEIALESQYEREIDYVRVLNRVLPNDIRIMGWCPVPVNFHARFSCLSRQYKYFFWKENLNILAMESAGKKLIGEHDFRNFCKMDAANVHNYRRNITSLEMSPTDVRYGDNELWVIKIRGSAFLWHQVRCMVAVLFMIGKGLESPNVIDMLLDTTSIPRKPQYTMASEVPLVLQSCEFEDIKFICSSDSGEALHVHLVNECQSYQLEAAIFHEALINCVPLSEDQPTRERKKKPSHVPIMLRPTEPSYEERRSKFDSKHEDHIHTAHLNIVGLPT, encoded by the exons atGCACTCaaaatacttaaaacttttaacttttcgtagaaTGTTTTCTTTAATCTTCACCTCtttattagggttttcccttcgACGGCTgaatttacattccatatattccgtcttgctacggcttatgtgcagaccatacacttctagagcttctcttcGTAAATCCAACTTTTTATTTAGGTCTTCCATTGACTCTCTCATAAggatgatatcatcggcaaaaagcatgcactatGACACAGGTTCTTGGATATGTTAT GTGATAGCTCTTTTCCTGAGATCAAACCTCAAGATATCTGGATCAAATGATGTAGGTTCTGGAGAAATTGCTTTAGAAAGTCAATATG AAAGGGAAATTGATTATGTGAGGGTGCTCAATCGAGTCCTTCCAAATGATATTCGCATTATGGGCTGGTGTCCTGTTCCAGTCAATTTCCATGCAAG GTTCAGCTGTTTAAGTAGGCAGTATAAATACTTCTTTTGGAAAGAAAATTTGAATATCCTG GCAATGGAGAGCGCCGGGAAGAAATTGATAGGAGAACATGACTTTAGAAACTTCTGCAAAATGGATGCTGCAAATGTGCACAACTACAGGAGGAATATCACATCACTTGAGATGTCTCCCACAGATGTGAG GTATGGTGATAATGAACTTTGGGTGATTAAAATCAGAGGCAGTGCTTTCCTATGGCACCAGGTTCGCTGCATGGTTGCTGTTCTATTCATGATTGGCAAAGGCCTGGAATCTCCAAAT GTAATTGATATGCTACTGGACACTACTAGTATCCCAAGGAAACCTCAGTACACCATGGCTTCGGAGGTTCCATTGGTTCTTCAGTCATGTGAATTTGAAGATATTAAGTTTATATGCTCATCAG ATTCTGGAGAAGCACTGCATGTACACTTGGTGAACGAATGCCAAAGTTACCAGCTTGAAGCTGCTATCTTTCATGAGGCACTTATTAATTGTGTGCCTTTATCAGAAG ATCAACCTACtcgagaaagaaaaaagaaaccttCACATGTCCCTATTATGTTGCGACCAACTGAGC CATCATATGAAGAGCGCCGCTCCAAATTCGACTCAAAACATGAAGATCATATTCATACTGCTCATCTCAACATTGTAGGCCTTCCTACATAG
- the LOC112712497 gene encoding F-actin-capping protein subunit beta, producing the protein MDAAMGLMRRIPPKHTETALSALLSLMPHHSSDLLSQVDQPLQVMCDVDCGKEFILCEYNRDADSYRSPWSNKYHPPLEDGSLPSLELRNLEIEANDIFAIYRDQYYEGGISSVYVWEDDNDGFVACFLIKKDGSKTGQGRRGYLEEGAWDAIHVIEVGPEDENTNYRLTSTVMLTLTTDNESSGTFSLSGSIRRQMNMRLSVADGHLSNMGRMIEEMESKLRNSLDQVYFGKTREMVCTLRPPSEVVQLRMPES; encoded by the exons ATGGACGCAGCTATGGGATTGATGAGGAGGATTCCGCCGAAGCACACAGAGACGGCTCTCTCTGCGCTTCTCAGCCTAATGCCTCACCACTCCTCCGATCTCCTCTCTCAAGTTGATCAGCCCCTTCAG GTTATGTGTGATGTGGACTGTGGGAAGGAATTCATCCTGTGTGAATATAATAGAGATGCTGACTCTTACAG ATCACCTTGGTCGAACAAATACCATCCACCACTTGAAGATGGCTCCCTCCCTTCGTTAGAGTTGAGGAACCTTGAAATTGAAGCAAATGATATCTTTGCAATATATCGTGACCA ATATTATGAAGGTGGCATTTCATCAGTTTATGTATGGGAAGATGACAATGATGGTTTCGTGGCTTGCTTTCTGATAAAGAAAG ATGGTTCGAAGACAGGGCAAGGTCGCCGGGGCTATCTAGAGGAAGGAGCATGGGATGCTATACATGTTATAGAG GTGGGACCAGAGGACGAAAACACAAATTATCGGTTAACCAGTACGGTTATGCTGACTTTGACTACAGATAATGAATCATCGGGTACTTTCAGTTTGTCTGGATCAATTAGGCGACAG ATGAATATGAGGCTATCAGTTGCTGATGGACATCTTTCTAACATGGGAAGGATGATTGAAGAAATGGAGAGTAAGCTGAGAAACTCGCTAGATCAG GTATACTTCGGAAAAACAAGAGAAATGGTTTGCACACTGAGGCCACCATCTGAAGTGGTGCAGCTTAGGATGCCTGAGAGCTAA